A stretch of DNA from Pongo pygmaeus isolate AG05252 chromosome 3, NHGRI_mPonPyg2-v2.0_pri, whole genome shotgun sequence:
TGCAGGCCCCACtcttgcctcccaggggcctctccatACCCGGCTCTCGACCCACGGCGGCCTCCCGGGGCcaactccctgcctgcctccgGGCAGCCTGCGAgcggcccagctcctccctcatggtggcctgttgaggcccaactcatgcctttggcaccctgcccagaggcgtgagcccctgcctcacactggcctctctcatgctgagagaggtcctctctcacgctaggacttctctcagtgtgagagaggacctcagcgtgagagaggacctgtgagagtacctctctcagtgtgagagaggacctgtgagaggacctctctcagcgtgagagaggacccctctcagcgtgagagaggacccctctcagcgtgagagaggaccctcTCAGAAGACCTCTCTCAGGCTGAGAGAGGATCCCTCTCAGAGGAACTCCCTCACACTGAGAGAGGTGTtccctcacgctggcctgttgaggccaaattcatgcctctggcaccctgcccagaggcgtgagcccctgccacacactggcctctctcacgctgaggtcctctctcacgctaggacttctctcagcatgagagaggacctcagcgtgagagaggacatgttagaggacctctcagtgtgagagaggacctctttcaGCATGAGaagggacctctctcagcgtgagagaggacccctctcagaggacctctgtcagcgtgagagaggacccctctcagaggacctctctcagcgtgagagaggacccctctcagaggacctctctcagcgtgagagaggacccctctcagaggacctctctcagcgtgagagaggactcCTCTCAGTGgacctctcagtgtgagagaggacccctctcagagggccgctctcacgctggcctgttgaggcccaactaATGCCtatggcaccctgcccagaggcttgagcccctgcctcacactggcctctctcacgctgagagaggtcctctctcacgctaggagttctcagtgtgagagaggacctcagcatgagagaggacctgtcagaggacctctctcagcgtgagagaggacccctctcagaggacctctcagcatgagagaggacccctctcagaggacctctctcacgctgagagaggtcctccctcacggtAGCTTGTTGAGGCCTAGCTCATGAatctggtggcctctccaggcccagtccCTGCCTGTTGGCTGGCGGCTTCTAGAGGCCCAGCCTCTACCTCAacagtgggccctccaggcccacctcttGCCTCGCCGTGGCCTCCTTGGGCCAGGCTCCCGCCTCGGGACGGCcaccgcaggcccagctcctgcctcacggaGGCCCTCCGGAGGCCAACCTCATGCgtcacggcggcctctcccggcctggcgtttgctcctttgcatgcactccaggccctgcacttcctccagttggcctctccaggcccatctcttcctcccggcggcctctgcaggcccagactgTCGTCAAGTCGGCCTGTCCTGCCTCCCGGCGGCCTCTACAAGCCCAGACTGTCATCAAGTCGGCCTGTCCTGCCTCTcagcggcctctgcaggcccgggGTGGCCAACTTGAGGACGACTTGGGCCTGTAGAGGTggctgggaggaagagctgggcctggagaggccgactggaggaagtgcagggtTTGGAGCGCATGCAAGGGAGCAAATgccaggccgggagaggccgccatgacgcatgagcttggcctccggagggcctccgcgaggcaggggctgggcctggagaggccactggagtcatgagttgggcctcaacaggccagcgtgatggAGGACTTCtcccagcgtgagagaggccagtgtgaggcaggggctcacgcctctgggcagggtgccagaggcatgagttgggcctgaaCAGGCCAccgtgagggaggagctgggctgcacgcgggctgccaggaggcaggcagggacttgGTCCCGGGAGGCCGCCGTGGGGCGACAGCTGGTCcggagaggcccctgggaggcaacagcggggcctgcagaggctcttctccagccagagctgggcctgtacaggccactgggaggcaggaCGTGGGCCTGAAGAGCTTGGCTGCAGAAACTTCGGGGCCTACAAACGccagcaggagctgagccaaaagagcttgcttgctgggagtcaggagctgggctgggagacGCAGCCTGGAGGAACAGCTGGGCCTGCAGAGACCgccatgagggaggcagaggctgggcctcctcaagtcggcctctccagacccacttgcagcctcccggcatcctctctgggcccagttctTCCTCCCTGCTGCATCTCCAGGCCCTACTCCTGCCTCCCAACAACCTCTTTGGACTCAGCTCCCGCCCAGCTCCCGGCGGCCCTGGTAGGCCCACAACTTCCTGAAGCcaagctccccaggcccagctcaggcctcacggtggcctctccagcctcagctcctgCCCTCCGACAGCGTCTTCAGGCCCCAAATGACGTCCGGTTGGTGGACTCCTCCTggcccagcttgggcctcccggcaacctctgcaggcccaggttgtcctgaagtcggcctctccaggcccagctctggcctcccagcaagcaagctcttttggctcagctcctgcccagctcccgcTGGCCTTTGTAGGCCCCGAACTTTCTCCAGCCAAGCTCTTCAtgcccacctcctgcctcccggtGCCTGAACTggcccagctctggctggagaacagcctctgcaggccccggtcttgcctcccaggggcctctccatGCCCGGCTCTCGACCCACGGCGGCCTCCCGGGGCCAACTCCCTGCCTGCCTTCCGGCAGCCTGTGAGCGGCCCAGCTACTCCCTCAtggtggcctgttgaggcccaactcatgcctttggcaccctgcccagaggcgtgagcccctgcctcacactggcctctctcacgctaggacttctctcagtgtgagagaggacctcagcgtgagagaggacctgtgagagtacctctctcagtgtgagagaggacctgtgagaggacccctctcagcgtgagagaggacccctctcagcgtgagagaggacccctctcagcgtgagagaggactctctcagaggacctctctcacgctgagagaggatCCCTCTCAGAGGAACTCCCTCACACTGAGAGAGTTCCTCCCtgacgctggcctgttgaggcccaattcatgcctctggcaccctgcccagaggcgtgagcccctaccacacactggcctctctcagcgtgagagaggacatgttagaggacctctcagtgtgagagaggacctctttcagcgtgagaagggacctctctcagcgtgagagaggacccctctcagagggcctctctcacgctggcctgttgaggcccaactcgtgcctctggcaccctgctcagaggcgtgagcccctgcctcacactggcctctctcacgctgagagaggtcctctctcatgCTGGGacttctcagtgtgagagaggacctcagcgtgagagaggacctctcgcagcgtgagagaggacccctctcagaggacctctcgcagcgtgagagaggacccctctcagaggacctctctcagaggacctctgtCACGCTGAGAGAGGTGCTCCCTCACGGTAGCTTTttgaggcccagctcatgactctggtggcctctccaggcccagcccctgcctgttgGCTGGTGGCTTCTAGATGCCCAGCCTCTACCTCAACAGTGGGACCTCCAGGCCCACCTCTTGCCTTGCCGTGGCCTCCTCGGGCCAGGCTCCCACCTCGGGGCGGcctccgcaggcccagctcctgcctcgcgGAGGCCCTCCGGAGGCCAACCTCATGCgtcacggcggcctctcccggcctggcgtttgctcctttgcatgcactccaggccctgcacttcctccagtcgtcctctccaggcccagctcttcctcccggcggcctctgcaggcccagactgTCGTCAAGTCGGCCTGTCCTGCCTCCCAGCGGCGTCTGCAGGCCTGGGGTGGCCAACTTGAGGATGACTTGGGCCTGTAGAGGTggctgggaggaagagctgggcctggagaggccgactggaggaagtgcagggtCTGGAGCGCATGCAAGGGAGCAAATgccaggccgggagaggccgccatgACGCATGAGCTTGGCCTCCGGATGGCCTCCGCGAGGGAGGggctgggtctggagaggccaccggagtcatgagctgggcctcaacaggccagcgtgatggaggacctctcagcgtgagagaggccagtgtgaggcaggggctcacgcctctgggcagggtgccagaggcatgagttgggcctgaaCAGGCCAccgtgagggaggagctgggctgcacgtgggctgccgggaggcaggcagggacttgGTCCCGGGAGGCCGCCGTGGGACGACAGCTGGGTCTGGAGATTCCCCTGGGAGGCAACagcggggcctgcagaggctcttctccagccagagctgggcctgTACAGGCCACCGGGAGACAGGACGTGGGCCTGAAGAGCTTGGCTGCAGAAACTTCGGGGCCTACAAACGccagcaggagctgagccaaaagagcttgcttgctgggagtcaggagctgggctgggagacacagccaggaggaacagctgggcctgcagaggctgccatgagggaggcagaggctgggcctcctcaagtcggcctctccagacccacttgCAGCCTCCCGGCATTCTCTCTGGGCCCAGTTCTTCCTCCCGGCTGCGTCTCAAGGCCCGACTCCGGCCTCCAAACAACCTCTTTGGACTCAGCTCCCGCCTAGCTCCCAGTGGCCCTGGTAGGCCCACAACTTCCAGAAGCcaagctccccaggcccagctcaggcctcacgGTGGCCTCGCCAGCCTCAGCTCCTGCCCTCCGAAAGCGTCTCCAGGCCCCAAACGGCGTCCGGTCGGTGGGCTCCTCTAggcccagcttgggcctcccAGTGGCCTCTGCAGACCCAAATTGTCctgaagtcggcctctccaggcccagctccggcCTCCCGGCGGCCTCTCCAGGCACAACGCGTCCTCAATGAGGGCCCCTCCGgtgccagctcctgcctcccgttGGCCTCTAGAGGCCCGGCCTCTACCTCacagtgggccctccaggcccacctgtTGCCTGGCACCGTGGCCTCCTCGGGCCAGGCTCCCACCTCAGGGCGGcctccgcaggcccagctcctgcctcccggagGCCAAACTGGGACGTCATGGCGGCATTTCGCGGCCTAGCGTTTGCTCCTTTGCATCCGCTCCAGGCACTGgacttcctccagtcggcctctccaggcccagctcttcctcctggtggcctctgcaggcccagactgCCCTTGAGTCGGTCTCTCCAGGGCCAGCTCCGGCCTCCCGGCAGCTTCTGCAAGCCCAAGTCATCCTCAAGTTGGCCTGGAATTGGGCCTGGAAGAGCTGCAAGGCAGCCTCCCCGGGCCCAGCTCCGTCCTCTCGTCAGCCTCTCCAGGTGCAAAACTTCCTCAAgtcaaggccgggcgtggtggctcacgcctgtaatcccagcactttgggaggttgaggtgggcggatcatgaggtcaggagatcgagaccatcatggctaaaacagtgaaaccccgtttctactaaaaatacaaaaaattagccgggcgcgggagcgggcgcctgtagtcccagctactagggaggctgaggcaggagaatggcgtgaacccgggaggcggaacttgctgtgagccaagatagcaccaatGCACTCCGGCCTTGGCTAAAGAGCAAGACTCttcccctaactcattttatgacgccagcatcatcctgatacaaaaacctggcagaggcacaacaaaaaaagagaattttagaccaatatccttgatgaacattaatgcaaaaatcctcaataaaatactggcaaacagaatccagcagcacatcaaaaagcttatccaccatgatcaagtgggcttcatccctgggatgcaaagctggttcaatatacgcaaatcaataaatgtaatccagcatataaacagaaccaaagtcaaaaaccacatgattatctcaatagatgcagaaaaggcctttgacaaaattcaacaacccttcatgctaaaaactctcaataaattaggtattgatgggtcgtatctcaaaataataaaagctatttatgacaaacccacagccaatatcatactgaatgggcaaaaactggaagcattccctttgaaaactggcacaagacagggatgccctctctcatcacttctattcaacatagtgttggaagtgcttgccagggcaattaggcaagagaaggaaatcaagggtattcaattaggaaaagaggaagtcaaattgtccctgtttgcagatgacatgataatatatctagaaaaccccattgtctcagcccaaaatctccttaagctgataagcaacttcagcaaagtctcaggatacaaaatcaatgtagaagaatcacaagcattcttatacatcaataacagacaaacagccaaatcatgagtgaactcccattcacaattgcttcaaagagaataaaatacctaggaatccaacttacaagggatgtgaaggacctcttcaaggagaactacaaaccactgctcaaggaaataaaagaggatacaaacaaatggaagaacattccatgctcatgggtaggaagaatcaatatcatgaaaatggccatccttcccaaggtaatttacagattcaatgccatccccatcaaggtaccaatgactttcttcacagaattggaaaaaactactttaaagttcatatggaaccaaaaaagagcccgcatcgccaagtcaatcctaagccaaaagaacaaagctggaggcatcacgctacctgacttcaaactatactacaaggctacagtaaccaaaacagcatggtactggtaccaaaacagagatatagatcaatggaacagaacagagccctcagaaataatgccacatatctacaactatctgatctttgacaaacctgagaaaaacaagcaatggggaaaggattccctatttaataaatggtgctgggaaaactggctagccatatgtagaaagctgaaactggatcccttccttacaccttatacaaaaatcaattcaagatggattaaagacttaaatgttagaccgaaaaccataaaaaccctagaagaaaacctaggcaataccattcaggacataggcatgggcaaggactttatgtcaaaaacaccaaaagcaacggcaacaaaagccaaaattgacaaatgggatctaattaaactcaagagcttctgcacagcaaaggaaactaccatcagagtgaacaggcaacctacaaaatgggagaaaatttttgcaacctactcatctgacaaagggctaatatccagaatctacaatgaactccaacaaatttacaagaaaaaaacaaccccatcaaaaagtgggcaaaggacatgaacagacacttctgaaaagaagacatttatgcagccaaaaaacacatgaaaaaatgctcaccatcactggccatcagagaaatgcaaatcaaaaccacaatgagataccatctcacaccagttagaatggcaatcattaaaaagtcaggaaacaacaggtgctggagaggatgtggagaaataggaacacttttacactgttggtgggtctgtaaatagttcaacccttgtggaagtcattgtggcgattcctcagggatctagaactagaaataccatttgacccagtcgtcccattactgggtatatacccaaaggactataaatcatgctgctataaagacgcatgcacacgtatgtttattgtggcattattcacaatagcaaagacttggaaccaacccaaatgtccaacaatgatagactggattaagaaaatgtggcacatatacaccatggaatactatgcagccataaaaaatgatgagttcacgtcctttgtagggacatggatgaaattggaaatcatcgttctcagtaaactatcacaagaacaaaaaaccaaacaccgcatattctcactcataggtgggaattgaacaatgagaacacatggacccaggaaggggaacatcacactttggggactgttgtggggtggggggaggggggcgggatagcattgggagatatacctaatgctagatgacgagttggtgggtgcagcgcaccagcatggcacatgtatacatatgtaacttacctgcacgttgcgcacatgtaccatagagcctaaagtataataataataataataataataaaaagaagaaaaagaatgtatattctgcagtcgTATGAAGCATgctataaatatcaattaggtcaaaaaaaaagaataaacggTGGTTTTCAAGGGCCAGGGTAAAGGGGAAATGGAAAGTTGCTGATCAATGGTTATAAAATCTCAGTTAtgcaaattgaaaaatttctaggCATCTGCTACCCAACATTGTTCGTATAGTGAACAatactgtattttacatttaaactttTGTTGAGGGTAGACCTCATGCTAATTTTCTTgccactataaaataaaaattttttaaaaaggaaaaaaaacttcctcaagtcagtctctccaggcccagctcctcctgcctcccagtggcctcttTCGGCCCAGCCCAGCTCATGGCTCTCGGCGGACTTCCCAGGCCCTGGTTTTGACTTTCGGCGGCCTCTTCAGGCCCAGAACTTGACCTCCAGTTGGCCTTTGCAGGCccggcctcctgcctcccaaaggcctGCACGGGCCCGGTCTTGGCCTAACGGCAGACTCTCCATGCCCAGCTAGCTCTCGCCTCACTGTGGCCTCCCCATTCCCGAGCTCCTGCTTTTTGGCCACTTCGGCAGGCCCAGCTCCCACCTGCCAGTGGCCTCTTTAGGCCCAGCTCATTCCTCACAATGGCCTTTCCAGGTCCCGTTTTTCCCTTCCGGCAGCCTCTTGgcctctaatttttttatcttttgtgtataaatcccaaaatatggaattttggaattttccaccattatataaatattttgatagGTAATTTATTTGGAGTGAGTTTCTGCACCAAGcccgaattttttattttattttccttattatttggtGTTAAGCAGGTTTAATGATGGTCATGGCAACTTTTTGGCACAATAAGAAATATCGCCCATGATCAACGTGTTCTGTTCTGGGGAAGGGGGCAAAGGCAGGGTGAATCACTTTCTTAAAAAGTACAACTCAAGTTGAGAGTGCAGAGGGAATGGGGAGAAAACCCTGCCGCTGCCTGTGTCGAAGTGCAGGAGCCCCCACCCCCATACTCACCTGAGTCCAGCCCCTCTGGGGAAAGAAGGGATGCATGAACTCCCCCTATTCCACAGGCGCCTCCCTGTGGCCCAAGGCCCTCTTCACACTCCATCTTGTAGCCCCAGCAGGAGCTATTTTCCGAAAAGTGAAAAGCTCTGAAGGTCCCATGCTTCATGGTATGTACAGGGGCTCGGAGGAGGGAAACTGCCCAGCTTTCCCCTGGCACAGCTGCAGGGGTAGGGGGTATATATAAGAGGAGCaggccttggccaggcatggtggctcacgcctgtaagcccagcactttgggaggtggaggcaggcggatcacgatgtcaggagatcaaaatcagcctggccaagatggtgaagccctgtctgtactaaaaatacaaaaattagccggatgtggtagcgtgcacctgtaatcccagctacccggaaggctgaggcaggagaatggcatgaacctggcaggaagaggttgctgtgagccaagattgcaccactgcactcccgcctgggcgacagagcaagactatgtctccaaaaaaaaaaaaaaaaaaaaagaagcaggccTTATTCCGTCCCACCCAAACTGAAAGGATTAAATGGCTTTACCCAGCAGAAGATAACCATCCTGCCCTCCATTGCTACCCCCACATACTGTCCATGTTCTCAGGGGGTACTGTGAGTCCTGGGATCTTCTTTGGGGTCACCCACCTGCCTGTGGTAGTTATGGAGGGACCCAGGTGttgaggcagggctggggtgtCCCCTTCCAGCCAGGCTGTCGAGGCCCCAACTCTggggcagaggcagtggcagggcAGCCAGGGTTGTGCCAGAGCCTGAGCAGGGTGAGATGGGGTCAGGCAGGGCTGGGAGTCagggcaggggcagcagcagtGGACCCGCTATGCACACATCTTCTTCTCCAAGGTTTGTGTGCAGAACATCCTGCCCATGCTGCCCCAGCAGCTTCAGTTGGCACCTGCCCCAGTCCAGCCTCTGGGACCCATGCAGCAGCTCCCAGCGGCCCTGCACCCACCACCAGCATCCATTTCATCTGCAGTTGAAGATCCGTGAGGTGCCCAGAAGATCATGCAGTCATCAATCCCACAGAGCAGCCTGCGAGGCTGAGGCTCCTCCCACTGGACCGCCCCCCAACTGGCACCACTGCTGCCCCTGCCCCTACTGTCAGCCTCACGTGACTCTCGGGCAGAGGCAGTGGTGGGGCAGCC
This window harbors:
- the LOC129034783 gene encoding putative uncharacterized protein FLJ44672, which gives rise to MEDFSQRERGQLQRLFSSQSWACTGHWEAGRGPEELGCRNFGAYKRQQELSQKSLLAGSQELGWETQPGGTAGPAETAMREAEAGPPQVGLSRPTCSLPASSLGPVLPPCCISRPYSCLPTTSLDSAPAQLPAALVGPQLPEAKLPRPSSGLTVASPASAPALRQRLQAPNDVRLVDSSWPSLGLPATSAGPGCPEVGLSRPSSGLPASKLFWLSSCPAPAGLCRPRTFSSQALHAHLLPPELGLYRPPGDRTWA